The Streptomyces avermitilis MA-4680 = NBRC 14893 genome contains a region encoding:
- a CDS encoding NADPH-dependent 2,4-dienoyl-CoA reductase, with the protein MSRYPHLLNPLDLGFTSLPNRVLMGSMHVGLEEAERGFERMAEFYAARARGGVGLIVTGGIAPNDAGRPYEGGAKLTTEAEAEQHTAITEAVHREGGKIAMQILHFGRYAYHQDLVAPSALQAPISPFPPHALTDAEIERTIDDYARTARLARQAGYDGVEIMGSEGYLINEFIATQTNRREDRWGGSYENRMRFPVEIVRRVREAVGEDFIIIYRLSMLDLVPGGSSLDEVITLAQAVEAAGATIINTGIGWHEARIPTIATSVPRGAYAWVTKKVMGAVSVPLVTTNRINTPELAEQLLAEGHADMVSMARPMLADPDFVAKAVAGRPEAINTCIGCNQACLDHTFGGKITSCLVNPRACHETELILSPTRLRKRVAVVGAGPAGLACAVSAAERGHDVTLFDAASEIGGQLNVARKVPGKQEFDETLRYFRTQLEQHGVDVRLNTRVTSEQVAAYEEVVVATGVSPRTPEIPGIDHPSVLGYLDVLRDGAPVGDRVAVLGAGGIGFDVAEYLTDSGDKASEDPATYFRSWGVDMDYRAPGGLGAPERPAPPRTVHLLQRKTSKVGAGLGKTTGWIHRTELKHRGVTMVPGVQYDRIDDAGLHITVDGHSQVLEVDTVVLCTGQDPRRDLYQELIAAGHRAHLIGGADVAAELDAKRAIKQGTELAAAL; encoded by the coding sequence ATGAGCCGTTACCCGCACCTGCTGAACCCGCTCGACCTGGGCTTCACCAGCCTGCCCAACCGCGTCCTCATGGGCTCCATGCACGTGGGCCTGGAGGAGGCCGAGCGCGGCTTCGAGCGCATGGCGGAGTTCTACGCGGCCCGGGCGCGCGGGGGAGTGGGCCTGATCGTCACCGGAGGCATCGCGCCCAACGACGCGGGACGCCCCTACGAGGGCGGCGCCAAGCTCACCACCGAGGCGGAGGCCGAGCAGCACACCGCCATCACGGAGGCCGTGCACCGCGAGGGCGGGAAGATCGCGATGCAGATCCTCCACTTCGGGCGCTACGCCTATCACCAGGACCTCGTCGCGCCCAGCGCCCTCCAGGCGCCGATCAGCCCCTTCCCGCCGCACGCGCTGACGGACGCCGAGATCGAGCGGACCATCGACGACTACGCGCGCACCGCCCGTCTGGCGCGGCAGGCCGGGTACGACGGCGTCGAGATCATGGGCTCCGAGGGCTACCTCATCAACGAGTTCATCGCCACCCAGACCAACCGGCGCGAGGACCGCTGGGGCGGCTCGTACGAGAACCGCATGCGCTTCCCCGTCGAGATCGTCCGCCGCGTCCGCGAGGCGGTCGGCGAGGACTTCATCATCATCTACCGGCTGTCGATGCTCGACCTGGTTCCCGGCGGATCGTCCCTGGACGAGGTCATCACCCTCGCCCAGGCCGTCGAGGCGGCCGGAGCGACCATCATCAACACCGGCATCGGCTGGCACGAGGCCCGGATCCCCACCATCGCGACCTCCGTGCCGCGCGGCGCGTACGCCTGGGTGACCAAGAAGGTCATGGGTGCCGTCTCCGTCCCCCTCGTCACCACCAACCGCATCAACACCCCCGAGTTGGCTGAGCAGTTGCTCGCCGAGGGGCACGCGGACATGGTCTCGATGGCCCGCCCGATGCTCGCCGACCCCGACTTCGTCGCCAAGGCCGTGGCCGGACGCCCGGAGGCCATCAACACCTGCATCGGCTGCAACCAGGCCTGCCTCGACCACACCTTCGGCGGGAAGATCACCTCCTGCCTGGTCAACCCGCGCGCCTGCCACGAGACCGAGCTGATCCTGTCCCCGACCCGGCTGCGCAAGCGGGTCGCCGTGGTGGGCGCCGGTCCGGCCGGGCTGGCCTGCGCGGTCAGCGCGGCCGAACGCGGGCACGACGTCACGCTCTTCGACGCCGCGAGCGAGATCGGCGGCCAGCTCAACGTCGCCCGCAAGGTCCCCGGCAAGCAGGAGTTCGACGAGACACTCCGCTACTTCCGTACCCAGCTCGAACAGCACGGCGTCGACGTGCGGTTGAACACCCGCGTCACCTCCGAGCAGGTCGCGGCGTACGAGGAGGTCGTGGTCGCCACCGGCGTCAGCCCGCGCACCCCCGAGATCCCGGGCATCGACCACCCGAGCGTGCTCGGCTACCTCGACGTCCTGCGCGACGGCGCCCCGGTGGGCGACCGCGTCGCGGTCCTCGGCGCCGGCGGCATCGGCTTCGACGTCGCCGAGTACCTCACCGACAGCGGCGACAAGGCGAGCGAGGACCCGGCGACGTACTTCCGCAGCTGGGGCGTCGACATGGACTACCGCGCACCCGGCGGCCTCGGCGCACCCGAGCGGCCCGCCCCGCCGCGCACGGTCCACCTCCTCCAGCGCAAGACCTCCAAGGTCGGCGCCGGACTCGGCAAGACCACGGGCTGGATCCACCGCACCGAGCTCAAGCACCGTGGCGTCACCATGGTCCCGGGCGTCCAGTACGACCGGATCGACGACGCCGGGCTGCACATCACCGTCGACGGGCACAGCCAGGTCCTGGAGGTCGACACCGTCGTCCTGTGCACCGGGCAGGATCCGCGCCGCGACCTGTACCAGGAACTGATCGCCGCGGGCCACCGCGCGCACCTCATCGGCGGCGCGGACGTGGCCGCCGAACTGGACGCCAAGCGCGCCATCAAGCAGGGCACGGAGCTGGCGGCCGCGCTGTAG